The following are from one region of the Halosolutus amylolyticus genome:
- a CDS encoding M24 family metallopeptidase, translating to MSKRERLAASLDSQDLDSVWFARPNSFAWLTGGSNVVDRETDAGVAAVGYDGEDLRVVTNNIEADRIAAEELPDLDDPTVERFSWHASSLGEAIAARVGADERAAADVDVPGLDRVDPSTLRQPLTERDRDRYRDLGRETAAAVESVCRELRAEDTEHEVASALRVALSARGIEAPVVLVGGEERAQQYRHYTPTDAELGGYCLVSVTAERAGLHASCTRTVAFDPPSWLEDRHATAARVEATALAATREVATAGGTAGDVFEAIQDAYDALGYTGEWENHHQGGAAGFAGREWIATPDHDAAVETPMAYAWNPTVEGAKSEDTALVTADGIDVLTTTGNWPTTTARAVGRDVELERPAVLGLDD from the coding sequence ATGAGCAAACGCGAGCGACTCGCGGCGTCCCTCGACAGCCAGGATCTCGACTCGGTCTGGTTCGCGCGGCCGAACTCGTTTGCGTGGCTGACGGGCGGGAGCAACGTCGTCGATCGGGAGACCGACGCCGGCGTCGCGGCCGTCGGCTACGACGGCGAGGACCTTCGCGTCGTGACGAACAACATCGAGGCCGATCGGATCGCCGCGGAAGAACTGCCGGACCTCGACGATCCGACCGTCGAACGGTTCTCGTGGCACGCCTCGTCGCTCGGCGAGGCGATCGCCGCACGCGTCGGGGCCGACGAGCGAGCGGCGGCGGACGTCGACGTTCCCGGACTCGATCGGGTCGATCCGTCGACGCTTCGCCAGCCGCTGACCGAGCGCGATCGGGACCGGTACCGCGACCTCGGGCGGGAGACGGCCGCCGCCGTCGAGTCGGTCTGCCGGGAACTGCGCGCCGAGGACACCGAACACGAGGTCGCGTCGGCCCTGCGGGTCGCGCTCTCGGCACGGGGCATCGAGGCCCCCGTCGTGCTCGTCGGCGGCGAGGAGCGCGCCCAGCAGTACCGCCACTACACGCCGACCGACGCCGAACTGGGCGGCTACTGTCTCGTCTCCGTCACCGCCGAACGCGCCGGCCTGCACGCCAGCTGCACCCGGACCGTCGCGTTCGATCCGCCGTCGTGGCTGGAAGACCGACACGCGACCGCCGCCCGGGTCGAGGCGACGGCGCTCGCGGCGACACGGGAGGTCGCGACGGCCGGCGGCACCGCTGGCGACGTCTTCGAGGCGATCCAGGACGCCTACGACGCCCTCGGTTACACGGGCGAATGGGAGAACCACCACCAGGGCGGGGCCGCCGGCTTCGCCGGCCGGGAGTGGATCGCGACCCCGGATCACGACGCCGCGGTCGAGACGCCGATGGCGTACGCCTGGAACCCGACGGTCGAGGGTGCGAAAAGCGAGGATACCGCGCTCGTGACCGCCGACGGAATCGACGTGCTGACGACGACGGGCAACTGGCCCACTACGACGGCCCGCGCCGTCGGGCGGGACGTCGAACTCGAACGGCCTGCGGTGCTCGGACTGGACGACTAG
- a CDS encoding J domain-containing protein gives MTEDFYDLLEIPSDASQDEIKEAYREQVRVYHPDLNDDDRAQAQFTAVKKAYDILGDPVERQAYDRLGHEDYVAKRTSGLPSPDVWQSETDSSGTSSIDAAEATATTGSTTGSTGSNRSRSRTASGASASTATGSTTGSSGTSTAGSTGDASTSGATGEATGSATATNGGTATGGRGVGSTRGTAGETGSNAGRFADNALVQWWHRQNFAWPLIWLSVLTYVVGLGHYGRENADSLRLLWADLTAIGADPAALWDAVTTQRYGVQPPVEFVTGVELVAPPLPPTQWYGVLAGVVVAAVAIVGLYRAVRRRDTWGPVTIDETIVVAVAIGASTTLLGGPLLAGAALMPVLFGVIVYRTRQLPGWSPSYGYVLAVLAPAIGFALGTAGIQSLPAEFAAFVLVPLIGALGLPLRATIRKRFGR, from the coding sequence ATGACTGAGGACTTCTATGACCTTCTCGAGATCCCCTCCGACGCCTCCCAGGACGAGATCAAGGAGGCCTATCGGGAGCAGGTCCGCGTCTACCACCCGGACCTGAACGACGACGACCGCGCACAGGCACAGTTCACGGCGGTCAAGAAGGCCTACGACATTCTCGGCGATCCGGTCGAGCGACAGGCCTACGATCGACTCGGCCACGAGGACTACGTCGCGAAGCGAACGAGCGGCCTGCCCTCGCCCGACGTCTGGCAGAGCGAGACCGACTCGTCCGGGACGTCGTCGATCGACGCCGCAGAGGCGACCGCGACGACGGGTTCCACGACCGGGTCGACGGGATCGAATCGCTCCCGATCGCGGACTGCGAGCGGTGCGAGCGCCAGTACCGCCACGGGTTCCACGACGGGCAGTTCCGGGACGTCGACGGCCGGGTCAACCGGTGACGCGTCCACGTCGGGGGCCACCGGCGAGGCGACGGGGAGCGCGACTGCGACGAACGGCGGGACGGCGACCGGGGGTCGCGGTGTGGGGTCGACCCGCGGAACCGCCGGCGAGACCGGGTCGAATGCAGGCCGCTTCGCGGACAACGCACTCGTCCAGTGGTGGCACCGCCAGAACTTCGCCTGGCCCCTGATCTGGCTCTCCGTGCTCACCTACGTCGTCGGTCTCGGCCACTACGGGCGCGAGAACGCCGACTCGCTTCGCCTGCTGTGGGCCGACCTGACGGCGATCGGTGCCGACCCGGCCGCCCTCTGGGACGCAGTCACGACCCAGCGGTACGGGGTCCAGCCTCCGGTCGAGTTCGTCACGGGGGTCGAACTCGTAGCGCCGCCGCTTCCGCCGACCCAGTGGTACGGCGTGCTCGCCGGGGTCGTCGTCGCCGCCGTCGCGATCGTCGGACTGTACCGGGCGGTCCGGCGACGGGATACGTGGGGTCCGGTCACGATCGACGAGACGATCGTCGTCGCGGTCGCGATCGGCGCGTCGACGACGCTGCTCGGCGGCCCCTTGCTCGCGGGCGCGGCGCTCATGCCGGTACTGTTCGGCGTGATCGTCTACCGGACCCGACAGCTACCCGGCTGGTCGCCGTCGTACGGCTACGTGCTGGCGGTCCTGGCACCGGCGATCGGGTTCGCCCTGGGAACGGCCGGGATCCAGTCGCTGCCGGCGGAGTTCGCCGCGTTCGTGCTCGTCCCGCTGATCGGTGCGCTGGGACTGCCCCTCCGGGCGACGATCAGGAAACGGTTCGGCCGCTGA
- a CDS encoding bacterio-opsin activator domain-containing protein produces MSVIATIEVPSGEFPLGSLFDVASDATVTVETTVPASDVAVPYFWVPIGVTESLVEALESDPNVVDAVVVDETDTHVLVKVTWTDRVNGVLQSIRESNALVTSAAGTADSWTFRLRFPSSAELSAFYARCLDQGISIELIQLHEAVSPNSDCRFGLTAPQRELVLRAYEAGYFEVPRKTTLVELADRFDISDSAVSQRLRRGLATLVDSTLRVDPESSPHDVAHIGPDPDAGEE; encoded by the coding sequence ATGAGCGTTATCGCGACGATCGAGGTTCCGTCCGGCGAGTTTCCACTCGGGTCGCTGTTCGACGTGGCGAGCGACGCGACGGTGACGGTGGAGACGACGGTGCCCGCGAGCGACGTCGCGGTCCCCTACTTCTGGGTTCCGATCGGCGTCACGGAGTCGCTCGTCGAGGCGCTCGAGAGCGATCCGAACGTCGTCGACGCGGTGGTCGTCGACGAGACAGACACGCACGTCCTCGTGAAAGTGACGTGGACGGACCGGGTCAACGGCGTGCTCCAGTCGATCCGGGAGAGCAACGCGCTCGTGACCAGCGCCGCCGGCACCGCCGATAGCTGGACCTTTCGTCTCCGGTTTCCGTCCTCCGCGGAACTCTCCGCGTTCTACGCGCGGTGTCTCGACCAGGGCATCTCGATCGAACTGATCCAGTTACACGAGGCGGTCAGTCCGAACAGTGACTGCCGGTTCGGGCTCACCGCTCCGCAGCGCGAACTTGTCCTCCGTGCGTACGAGGCGGGCTACTTCGAGGTCCCGCGGAAGACGACGCTCGTCGAACTCGCCGATCGGTTCGACATCTCCGATTCCGCGGTTTCGCAACGACTGCGCCGTGGCCTCGCCACGCTCGTCGATTCCACGCTGCGGGTCGATCCGGAGTCGTCCCCGCACGACGTCGCCCACATCGGTCCCGATCCCGACGCCGGCGAGGAGTGA
- a CDS encoding cytochrome oxidase assembly protein gives MSTDNRTSRSTVRSLIARFGFPHLLATTLVLVAATILLGIAAKATGSGLACEANWPQCDGGPFNLLPATLPSFYEWIHRFVAMFAGFAIIGSALAAWRSPAVDRRVASLVVLGMVLTPIQVYLGRETVLQYQMDILSLHFWTAVLIFSTYVVATVLVWKSSLTATHVTGALGLGLVALPLHVALSPTDLGLVTEYTPTIQLVQYGVTLALLASVIVATMVGRWRLEDGRLIGLLGGSIVLAYAVAYLGRRSVMTFSPALDGLYLVAVFALAAVFVVGIWRSRAVGERSPTALSP, from the coding sequence GTGTCGACCGATAATCGCACCTCTCGTTCCACGGTTCGATCGCTGATCGCCCGGTTCGGCTTTCCCCATCTGCTCGCGACGACGCTCGTCCTGGTCGCGGCGACGATCCTCCTCGGAATCGCGGCGAAAGCGACCGGGTCGGGACTGGCCTGTGAGGCGAACTGGCCCCAGTGTGACGGCGGCCCGTTCAACCTGCTTCCGGCCACGCTCCCGAGTTTCTACGAGTGGATCCACCGCTTCGTCGCCATGTTCGCCGGCTTCGCGATCATCGGCTCGGCCCTCGCCGCGTGGCGATCGCCGGCCGTCGACCGCCGCGTCGCGTCGCTGGTCGTCCTCGGGATGGTGCTGACGCCGATCCAGGTGTACCTCGGCCGTGAGACCGTCCTCCAGTACCAGATGGACATCCTTTCGCTGCATTTCTGGACGGCCGTCCTGATCTTCTCGACGTACGTCGTCGCGACCGTCCTCGTCTGGAAATCGTCGCTGACCGCGACGCACGTCACCGGAGCGCTCGGACTCGGACTCGTCGCGTTGCCGCTCCACGTCGCGCTCAGCCCGACCGATCTCGGCCTCGTGACGGAGTACACGCCGACGATCCAGCTAGTACAGTACGGCGTGACCCTCGCGTTGCTCGCGTCGGTCATCGTCGCCACGATGGTCGGCCGGTGGCGACTCGAGGACGGGCGGCTGATCGGACTCCTTGGTGGCTCGATCGTTCTGGCGTACGCCGTCGCCTACCTCGGACGCCGGTCCGTGATGACGTTCAGCCCCGCGCTCGACGGGCTCTACCTCGTCGCCGTGTTCGCGCTCGCCGCCGTCTTCGTCGTGGGCATCTGGCGCAGTCGGGCCGTCGGGGAGCGATCGCCGACCGCCCTCTCGCCGTAG
- a CDS encoding RAD55 family ATPase, translated as MERMPLGVSRLDRTIGGGAPAGSVVLLAGESGAGAREFCYTCAAMNGLARSDPEQFDLYYGDLGDRATLPEEVHYVSFTDERDAVHDEMGFVMDDELVDSGLAAVDFFELAAEYFQLTPVPTEWYAERTADITALGDRNDRSDVLEALGTYLTENAANSLVVIDSVTDLIAAADDRLDWSDLTVLLKGLARASHRWGGVILLLVNSELLGPTELGRLKEATDGTLLFEWESGGSERARTLVVEQFRGVLSRLEDEDIVRFETEIHDGGFDISNVRKIR; from the coding sequence ATGGAGCGGATGCCGCTGGGCGTGTCGCGACTCGATCGGACGATCGGCGGCGGGGCACCGGCGGGAAGCGTCGTGTTGCTCGCCGGCGAATCGGGTGCCGGCGCCCGCGAATTCTGCTACACGTGCGCGGCGATGAACGGCCTCGCGCGAAGCGATCCGGAGCAGTTCGACCTCTACTACGGGGACCTGGGCGATCGGGCGACCCTGCCGGAGGAGGTCCACTACGTCTCGTTTACCGACGAGCGCGACGCAGTCCACGACGAGATGGGGTTCGTCATGGACGACGAACTCGTCGATTCGGGGCTGGCGGCCGTCGACTTCTTCGAACTGGCGGCCGAGTACTTTCAGCTGACGCCGGTGCCGACGGAGTGGTACGCCGAGCGGACGGCCGACATCACGGCACTGGGCGATCGCAACGATCGGAGCGACGTGCTCGAAGCGCTCGGGACGTACCTCACCGAGAACGCGGCGAACAGCCTCGTCGTGATCGACTCCGTCACCGACCTGATCGCGGCGGCCGACGATCGGCTCGACTGGTCGGACCTGACCGTCTTGCTCAAGGGACTCGCCCGCGCATCCCATCGCTGGGGCGGCGTCATCCTCCTGCTCGTCAATTCCGAGTTGCTCGGGCCGACGGAGCTCGGACGGCTCAAGGAAGCAACCGACGGCACGCTCCTGTTCGAGTGGGAGAGCGGCGGCTCGGAACGCGCCCGGACGCTCGTCGTCGAACAGTTCCGTGGCGTGCTCTCGCGGCTCGAGGACGAGGACATCGTCCGGTTCGAGACCGAGATCCACGACGGCGGGTTCGACATCAGCAACGTCCGGAAGATCAGGTAG
- a CDS encoding transcription factor S, which produces MQFCDDCGSMMKAEGDRMVCTNCGEATARDRDLEDEFVSTESQTDDDVIESSEDANFEGKPKATDVICDECGTQEAWYTLKQTASADEPPTRFFKCTECGHRWRGYN; this is translated from the coding sequence ATGCAGTTTTGCGACGACTGCGGCTCGATGATGAAAGCGGAGGGCGATCGCATGGTCTGTACGAACTGCGGCGAAGCGACGGCGCGGGACCGCGACCTCGAAGACGAGTTCGTCTCGACGGAGTCACAGACCGACGACGACGTGATCGAGTCCTCGGAGGACGCGAACTTCGAGGGGAAGCCGAAGGCGACGGACGTGATCTGCGACGAGTGTGGCACCCAGGAGGCGTGGTACACCCTCAAGCAGACGGCGTCGGCCGACGAACCGCCGACGCGCTTTTTCAAGTGTACCGAGTGCGGTCACCGCTGGCGCGGCTACAATTGA
- a CDS encoding Tm-1-like ATP-binding domain-containing protein encodes MSVVIVGTLDTKAEEIGFARDVVEAQGVDVHVVDTGVVGEPGFEAETSASDVAEAAGTTLEELQEEADRGEAMEAMGNGAAEIAQRLHDEGVLDGVLGLGGSGNTSIATTAMRALPVGVPKLMVSTMASGDTEPYVGSQDIMMLYSVADIEGLNQLSRQVIANAALAMVGMVANEPDVEVEDRPTIGITMFGVTTPCVQTARERLEEKGYETIVFHATGTGGRAMESLVEEGVIDGVLDVTTTEWADELVGGVLNAGPDRLEAAGDEGIPQVVSTGALDMVNFGPRESVPEAFEGRTFHVHNPQVTLMRTTPEENAELGEIIAEKLNAATGPTALALPLGGVSAIDVEGEDFHDPEADAALFDALRSSLDDDVELLEMETDVNDEAFATTLAETLDEYMRDTGHGPASDGV; translated from the coding sequence ATGAGCGTCGTCATCGTCGGCACGCTGGACACGAAAGCCGAGGAGATCGGCTTCGCCAGGGACGTCGTCGAAGCCCAGGGCGTGGACGTCCACGTCGTCGACACCGGCGTCGTGGGCGAACCGGGGTTCGAGGCGGAGACGTCCGCGAGCGACGTCGCCGAGGCGGCAGGGACGACGCTCGAGGAACTGCAGGAAGAGGCCGATCGCGGAGAAGCGATGGAAGCGATGGGCAACGGGGCAGCCGAAATCGCCCAGCGGTTACACGACGAGGGAGTTCTCGACGGCGTCCTCGGTCTCGGCGGGTCGGGCAACACTTCGATCGCGACGACGGCGATGCGGGCGTTGCCGGTCGGCGTTCCGAAACTCATGGTTTCGACGATGGCTTCCGGCGATACGGAGCCCTACGTCGGGTCCCAGGACATCATGATGCTGTACTCGGTCGCCGACATCGAGGGGCTGAATCAACTCTCGCGGCAGGTCATCGCCAACGCCGCCCTCGCGATGGTCGGGATGGTCGCGAACGAACCCGACGTCGAGGTCGAGGACCGACCGACGATCGGCATCACGATGTTCGGCGTCACGACGCCCTGCGTGCAGACGGCCCGCGAGAGACTCGAGGAGAAGGGCTACGAGACGATCGTCTTCCACGCGACCGGTACGGGTGGCCGCGCGATGGAGTCGCTCGTCGAGGAGGGCGTCATCGACGGCGTGCTGGACGTCACGACGACCGAATGGGCCGACGAACTGGTCGGCGGCGTGCTCAACGCCGGCCCGGATCGACTCGAGGCGGCCGGCGACGAGGGCATCCCGCAGGTCGTCTCGACGGGCGCACTCGACATGGTCAACTTCGGTCCGCGCGAGTCGGTGCCCGAGGCGTTCGAGGGGCGGACGTTCCACGTCCACAACCCGCAGGTGACACTCATGCGGACGACGCCCGAAGAGAACGCCGAACTCGGGGAGATCATCGCCGAGAAACTCAACGCCGCGACGGGACCGACGGCGCTCGCGCTCCCGCTCGGCGGTGTCTCGGCGATCGACGTCGAGGGCGAGGACTTCCACGACCCAGAAGCTGACGCAGCATTGTTTGATGCGCTGCGGTCGTCGCTCGACGACGACGTCGAACTCCTCGAGATGGAGACCGACGTCAACGACGAGGCGTTCGCGACGACGCTCGCGGAAACCCTCGACGAGTACATGAGAGATACCGGACACGGACCCGCGAGTGACGGAGTATAG
- a CDS encoding DNA polymerase Y family protein yields MGDGPRLPGVETDDDEERIVCHVDADCFYAACERLREPELRGEPVVVGMGYEPGETIGAVATASYEAREFGVESAQAISTALERLPRRAAIEPDAEDHDPDLTREETGYYRPVDMDYYESIAAEVQDILHDCADVVREVSIDEAYLDVTERTAWEVADGFARHVKDRIRREVGVVVSVGVAPTMSAAKIASDFDKPDGLTVVEPGDLRAFLAPLEVDLLHGVGPVTARELRDMGLETAGDVAAADPDPLVDRFGERGRVLYDRARGEDDRRVEPKGDPKSFSRESAFAEPVSEPGPKYDLIETLAAAVADRARREGALYRTIGVKAVTPPYDVNTRERSLPGPVDEPDLVDRIARDLFAEFEDEPVRKLGVRVANLEFTGSDQASLDGWDGAAADGIDERDGDDPVETDLDGSVTDDEPGTDGGSVTDDEPGTDGGSVTDDGSGGDDSDGATGSDRSPDLPAGQTSLTDFS; encoded by the coding sequence ATGGGCGACGGGCCGCGACTGCCGGGCGTCGAGACGGACGACGACGAGGAGCGGATCGTCTGTCACGTCGATGCGGACTGTTTCTACGCGGCCTGCGAGCGGCTTCGCGAGCCCGAACTGCGGGGCGAACCGGTCGTCGTCGGTATGGGGTACGAACCCGGCGAGACGATCGGGGCGGTCGCGACCGCGAGCTACGAGGCCCGCGAGTTCGGCGTCGAGAGCGCGCAGGCCATCTCGACGGCTCTGGAGCGCCTGCCCCGGCGTGCTGCCATAGAGCCCGACGCCGAGGACCACGATCCTGACCTCACTCGCGAGGAGACCGGCTACTACCGGCCCGTCGACATGGACTACTACGAATCGATCGCGGCCGAGGTCCAGGACATCCTCCACGACTGTGCCGACGTGGTTCGGGAGGTCAGCATCGACGAGGCCTACCTCGACGTCACCGAGCGGACGGCGTGGGAGGTCGCGGACGGCTTCGCCCGCCACGTCAAAGACCGGATCCGCCGAGAGGTCGGCGTCGTCGTCAGCGTCGGCGTCGCACCCACGATGAGCGCGGCCAAGATCGCCAGCGACTTCGACAAGCCGGACGGCCTCACCGTCGTCGAACCGGGCGATCTCCGCGCGTTCCTCGCACCGCTCGAAGTCGACCTGCTCCACGGCGTCGGCCCCGTCACGGCCCGCGAACTCCGCGATATGGGGCTCGAGACGGCTGGCGACGTCGCGGCTGCCGATCCCGATCCGCTCGTCGATCGGTTCGGGGAACGGGGCCGGGTACTCTACGATCGGGCCCGCGGCGAGGACGACCGACGGGTCGAACCGAAGGGCGACCCGAAGAGCTTCTCGCGGGAGTCGGCCTTTGCCGAGCCGGTCTCGGAGCCCGGACCGAAGTACGACCTGATCGAGACGCTCGCGGCGGCCGTCGCCGATCGTGCCCGACGTGAGGGTGCGCTCTACCGAACGATCGGCGTCAAGGCGGTCACGCCACCGTACGACGTCAACACCCGCGAGCGATCGCTTCCCGGCCCGGTCGACGAACCGGACCTGGTCGATCGGATCGCGCGGGACCTCTTCGCCGAGTTCGAGGACGAACCGGTCCGCAAACTGGGCGTCCGGGTGGCGAACCTCGAGTTCACCGGTTCCGATCAGGCCAGTCTCGACGGCTGGGACGGGGCCGCGGCCGACGGAATCGACGAGAGAGATGGAGACGACCCGGTCGAAACCGACCTGGACGGCTCGGTGACGGACGACGAGCCGGGAACAGATGGTGGATCAGTAACGGACGACGAGCCGGGAACAGATGGTGGATCGGTGACGGACGACGGATCGGGAGGGGACGACTCCGATGGGGCCACCGGCTCCGATCGATCTCCGGACCTGCCCGCTGGACAGACGTCGCTGACGGACTTTTCGTGA
- a CDS encoding CopG family ribbon-helix-helix protein, whose product MRTSLNVPEEMLAEFDRTWQSEGLDSRSRALREAIQEYVESHHRLERARGTVAATVVFDYVHDEIIEDLHEIQHAFQGAIDTTCHVHHGEWCLEAIFCHGPAAEVRALVYRLKDFDAVSRVSVTLLRDDTVTTDG is encoded by the coding sequence ATGCGAACGAGCCTCAACGTCCCCGAGGAGATGCTGGCCGAGTTCGATCGGACCTGGCAGTCGGAAGGGCTGGACTCGCGATCGCGAGCGCTCAGGGAGGCGATCCAGGAGTACGTCGAGTCCCACCACCGACTCGAGCGAGCACGCGGGACGGTCGCGGCGACCGTCGTCTTCGACTACGTGCACGACGAGATCATCGAGGACCTCCACGAGATCCAGCACGCCTTCCAGGGAGCGATCGACACGACCTGTCACGTCCACCACGGCGAGTGGTGTCTCGAGGCGATTTTCTGTCACGGCCCCGCGGCCGAGGTCCGGGCGCTGGTCTATCGGTTGAAGGATTTCGACGCCGTCAGCCGCGTTTCGGTCACGCTCCTGCGCGACGACACGGTGACGACCGACGGGTGA
- a CDS encoding metal-dependent hydrolase yields MYQVGHYGAALFAYAPVGAAVAVAGYESAAVVGALVCVSLSTVPDLDHRIPLIDHRGPTHTVLFAVLVGFGLAAATSVLVASSSPIVDAGFVGFAFLVGILSIGSHLLADALTPMGIRPFWPLSRRRYSFDVAGAGNPIANYALLGLGVGAALVAATVVGLVG; encoded by the coding sequence ATGTATCAGGTCGGCCACTACGGTGCTGCCCTGTTCGCCTACGCGCCCGTCGGTGCCGCCGTCGCCGTCGCCGGCTACGAGTCGGCCGCGGTCGTCGGCGCCCTGGTCTGTGTCTCCCTGTCGACGGTTCCCGACCTGGATCACCGAATCCCGCTGATCGACCATCGTGGCCCCACACACACGGTGCTGTTCGCCGTTCTCGTCGGGTTCGGACTGGCCGCCGCGACGTCGGTACTGGTGGCGTCGTCGTCACCGATCGTCGACGCCGGATTCGTCGGCTTCGCGTTCCTCGTCGGGATCCTCTCGATCGGGTCACACCTCCTCGCTGACGCCCTGACGCCGATGGGAATCCGGCCGTTCTGGCCGCTCTCGCGCCGCCGCTACTCCTTCGACGTGGCGGGGGCCGGGAACCCGATCGCGAACTACGCGTTGCTCGGCCTGGGCGTCGGGGCCGCGCTCGTCGCGGCGACGGTCGTCGGTCTCGTCGGGTAA
- a CDS encoding uracil-DNA glycosylase family protein produces the protein MQNVTDRTSNPFGMRPPFDRSDPGDRTAVFGYGDANADFHVIGDHSGVHGGASTGVPFTANESGRAIQDVCREVGFASGPSSRPELENCFWSYVHMCCLPDGRRPTETEYADCEPYFDAELRAINAHVLLPVGERATDHVLWEYTTQRDRLELDMPSLHATEIRGRGFLVVPIREPTDWVDTDRDRLVSRLEAILGRDYRQTKGVATTVG, from the coding sequence GTGCAAAACGTCACCGACAGGACCAGCAATCCGTTCGGCATGCGACCACCGTTCGATCGGAGCGATCCCGGCGATCGAACCGCGGTCTTCGGCTACGGTGACGCCAACGCAGACTTCCACGTGATCGGTGATCACTCGGGAGTCCACGGCGGTGCGTCGACCGGCGTGCCGTTCACGGCGAACGAGTCGGGACGGGCCATCCAGGACGTCTGTCGCGAGGTGGGTTTCGCGAGCGGTCCGTCTTCGCGCCCCGAACTGGAGAACTGCTTCTGGAGCTACGTTCACATGTGCTGCCTGCCTGACGGCCGTCGGCCGACCGAGACGGAGTACGCCGACTGCGAACCGTACTTCGACGCCGAACTACGGGCGATCAACGCTCACGTTCTCCTTCCCGTCGGCGAGCGGGCGACCGATCACGTTCTCTGGGAGTACACCACGCAACGCGACCGACTGGAACTGGACATGCCCTCGCTACACGCCACCGAGATCCGCGGTCGCGGGTTCCTGGTCGTCCCGATCCGGGAGCCGACGGACTGGGTGGACACCGATCGCGATCGACTCGTCTCGCGACTCGAGGCGATCCTCGGACGTGATTACAGACAGACGAAAGGCGTCGCGACGACGGTCGGATAG
- a CDS encoding cupin domain-containing protein, which yields MTEIPYFVEPDDVESQVFDWGVLKWLSTPAVTGGDRFSAGVVKLKPGKGHERHTHPESDEILYVLRGTGEQEVADETREITAGEMVFVPEGVEHGTVNTGWEPLLLLAVYAPPGPEDVLADLPECEIVPAGELPTAEHVGEGESDP from the coding sequence ATGACCGAGATACCGTACTTCGTCGAACCGGACGACGTCGAGAGCCAGGTGTTCGACTGGGGCGTCCTCAAGTGGCTGAGCACGCCCGCGGTCACCGGCGGCGATCGCTTCAGCGCGGGCGTGGTGAAACTCAAACCGGGCAAGGGTCACGAACGACACACCCACCCCGAAAGCGACGAGATACTCTACGTCCTCCGGGGAACGGGCGAGCAGGAGGTCGCGGACGAGACGCGCGAGATCACGGCGGGCGAGATGGTGTTCGTCCCGGAAGGGGTCGAACACGGGACCGTCAACACCGGCTGGGAACCCTTGCTCCTCCTGGCCGTGTACGCACCGCCCGGGCCGGAAGACGTGCTGGCCGACCTTCCGGAGTGTGAGATCGTCCCGGCAGGGGAGTTGCCGACTGCAGAACACGTCGGGGAGGGGGAATCCGATCCATGA
- a CDS encoding helix-turn-helix domain-containing protein, whose protein sequence is MVPDDTDEDRLDEGDGDGLDDRSAAGIDANESGDEGEGVRTQAIEEVDQRIVDLLSWILDTETRAKIYVYLLANPGSTSEEVAKGTGLYPSTVREALAELHDEERVRREKRASEGAGNNPYEYTAIQPSDLVGGVVDQVQQELNTIFTLDRVIDRDEDAEPPIEESVEPVTITVDDTAPTIDSGDEDGTDRGRASDAGVETVEYDADEESEEVETIDSGESAADEPDADSDN, encoded by the coding sequence ATGGTTCCAGACGATACCGACGAGGACCGACTGGACGAGGGGGACGGGGACGGTCTCGACGATCGGTCCGCCGCGGGAATCGACGCGAACGAGTCCGGTGACGAGGGCGAGGGCGTCCGGACCCAGGCGATCGAAGAGGTCGACCAGCGGATCGTCGACCTGCTATCGTGGATCCTGGACACCGAGACGCGGGCCAAGATCTACGTCTACCTGCTGGCAAACCCCGGCAGTACGTCCGAGGAGGTCGCCAAGGGGACGGGCCTCTACCCGAGCACCGTCCGCGAAGCGCTCGCGGAACTGCACGACGAGGAACGGGTCCGCCGCGAGAAGCGGGCGAGCGAGGGCGCGGGGAACAACCCCTACGAGTACACGGCGATCCAGCCCAGCGACCTCGTCGGCGGCGTCGTCGACCAGGTCCAGCAGGAACTGAACACCATCTTCACGCTCGATCGGGTCATCGACCGCGACGAGGACGCCGAACCGCCGATCGAGGAGTCGGTCGAACCGGTGACGATCACGGTCGACGACACGGCACCGACGATCGATAGTGGCGACGAGGACGGGACCGATCGCGGCCGCGCGTCGGACGCGGGCGTCGAGACGGTCGAGTACGACGCCGACGAGGAATCCGAGGAGGTGGAGACCATCGACTCCGGAGAGTCGGCCGCCGACGAACCCGACGCCGACAGCGACAACTGA